CAGAAATTGACTACAATCCTCTGCGTGGAAGTGATGTGATATTATTCTCAGATTCGACAGCATGTGATGCACTAGACAAGCTTGAGAATGAAGATGATGGATTCAATCCAGCAGATAAAAAAGCTTCAAAGTTCAGGTAACTCAAATTTACTTTCTTCAACGGTGTTCTTTGTGAGATGCTCAAATCATCCTAAATAACTGCACTTTATTGCAACTAAAATTATGGGTCTATATTTTGTTGTCTCTAGTTTCACGTGATTCACTCATATGGTAAAATCCAGGGCACTGACAATTTCCATTTGCAGTTCAAAAGATGATGACGAAGAAAGCTATACTGAATTTTTGCAAAACGAGGACAAGTTTGCAGAGGAGTTGGAGAAATTGGCTTTCCTATGCTCATGTTCTTTGGACTCTGTTAAAGCTGGAGGCTCAGTTCTGATTCCCATTGCACGGCTTGGAGTCCTTTTGCAACTATTAGAATGTATAACATTGTCTCTGCAGTCATCAGACTTGAAGGTATTTCCACTTCTCATTTTATAGTAAGGAAACAGGAGTTGCTTTTTAGAGATACGTTCATCTGAATAATGTTTCTGAGAAGGTTGATTGCACTTGATTCTAGATCTCTGTTTAGAAGAGTATCTTAAATAATGTAGTTGTATTCTCTGTTTCACCTTTATAGGCTCTTGGCATTGAAAAATGAGGGTTTAAGATACAACTAATTTGTTGGTTGATTAACTGCATGTTTCACGTCTATGTATGAGGAGAGAAAAGTTTTAGTTTTGTACGGCAATTGCTAATAGATTTTGGTGCCAACGTGGAGAATGAATCTTTAAGTGATTTTGATGGTTGTTTCTTTTACTATTTATTGTTATGCAAACAATTATCAAGATGCAGATTTATGGCTAAACTGTTACTGGGAGCTGCAAAATGTCAAATCTATTTATGAAGTTCTGGTACTGTGGACATGCTTGTGCAAATGCTAATACATTTCTTTCAGGTTCCCATCTATATTATTTCTTCTGTTGCTGAAGAGTTAGTTGCTTTTTTAAATGTTATACCTGAATGGTTATGCAAGCAGCGGCAGGACAAGGTATTTCAGTTCAATATATGTTTTGAAAACTGCTTATATTCATGTAAAGAACAATCAAACTGTGTTTTACCTCCCTCCCTCTATTTATCTGTGCAGTTTTATTCTGGTCAACCACTGTTTGCTTTCATGGATCTCTTAAATGAGAAGCGGCTCTTTTTGTTCCCTGTACTTCATTCACCCGAGTTACTGTAAGATACTTCTTCTTTAGATGCTTAAAGCAGTATCTATGTTGGAAATGTTGAAGTTCAGTTGTCAAACTGAAACATCTTGGAGTTCTTTCAATAAGATGCTCTGCAAGGATACGGTCCATGTTTTAATGAGGATGGCACTATTGGAGCTGCCCTTACtcaaacctctctctctctctctctctctctctctctctcttgtgaaTAGGTCAATTTGGCATGAACCCTGTATAGTAATTTGTCCTCATTGGAGTTTACGGATTGGACCTGCTGTCCATTTGCTCCAACATTGGTGTGGTGATAAAAATTCTTTACTTGTAATGGAGGTGCAGCTTCGATTTCTTAGTCATCTGACCTTCTGTTACTGATTTGCCAAGTAGGATCGTTACTTTGtctgatttttttcttttcccttctttgtGAATGATGTGCAGGAAGGATTCAATGCAAATTTGGCCTTCTTGCCTTTCAAGTCAATGGAAATAAAAGTCCTTCAGTGCTCGTTTCTTTCTGGAATGAAGTAGGGAATACTTTATTTGATTGTGTTGCTTAACTAAGGGATAAACAATCTGTTGCGCTGCAAGTTCTTGATTTTTCCCCACCTATATTTATGGGTCAGAAGTTTTGCATTGGTGGTTCAGCTGCAGAATAGATGATCTTAATGTTTGTTTGGTTGAATAAGAGGCATTTTCAGATGAACATAAATGGGAGTTCTTAAATTTCTGTAGGGGATAATTTTGAATAGCAAAATTGGAACTTCAAGTTGGCTAAATATTTGCCTCAACTTCATGTTTCATTATCACATATGTCTAAGGGTTCATTCCCCTGATTATTGAATTACATGTCTGATTTGTATTTCTTTTGGCCGTACAGTTTCCGGAAAGCTGAATTTTTACTCAAACTGTTGAAGCCTAAATATGTGCTGGTAAACTCAAGACCTTTATTTGCTCTCTGTTTTCTTCTGCTTCAGGAATGCCTCCTTTGGTGCCTAATAAatcttattctagcattttgaCTACTGTAATTTTCCTGCTGGAGACAGTTCCCTGAGAAATTGAAGCAGGGCAAAAGCTTTGTGAATCAGTCATTTTCAGTCATTTACTACCTTGAAAATGAGACAGTGAAAGTACCTAAGTTGAAGGATAGTTCAGAATTAGACATTGGTATAGACTTGGCTTGTCAGCTCGGTTATACAAAActggaaaaggaagaaatgagTATTGCTCGATTGAAAGGAGAGCTCCTTGTGGAACAAGGCAAAAATGTATTGTTTAGTGGAAAGGAGTGTGCTGGTTCCTCAGAAACCAGGCCGCTGTTGTACTTGGGTGGGGTAAACTTGGAGAATTTTCTGACGACCTTGCAAAGCATGGGTATTAATGCAACAGTTGAAGAGGCCATGACCACTGATGGCTCAGATAAGACATCTCTTGTGCATATTTTGGGGCCTAAAAAAGCCTTGATAGAAGTCACAGCAGCACGTACAATTGTTAGCACTGATGATGAGTATTTGTCTGCTCTTATATCTAAAGCCATATGTAACATTTTGAATATTGTTTAATAGAGCATTGCCctttattttgtttctaaatttgttcattttatttCAGCTGTTATGAGCTTCTACTTTGGTGTGAAAACTATAATCTCTACTGTACTGCTAACCAACCAGGAATTCAACTTTTTCAaatcgaatttttttttttttttcgggataATCTAGTTTCACCACCCTCCCCTGAGGTtctaaaaatatcacttacctcctcTACCAATTATTGGAGCCCAACGCTTGCGTCATAATGGCTAAATAACTCTATTACCCTTATAATTTAGGATAATTACAAATATatgtgaaggaaaaagagttaaatGTTTGCTTACTACATTAATCATAATTTGAATTGTAAAATGTTAATAAATTTGCCATCCAAAAGTAGAGCCAATATTAGGTTaatcttttttaatttttatatacttgacaaataaaagaaatcaaACGTAATGTAGTTGATAAATTAAAGGATTTAGACATGAGAAATAATTAAGATATTTACAAACTAAATTAACCATAATTTGAAAtgtaaaaaagaaaatctaatTTGGCATCTAAAAATGGATCCAATTCTAGGCATCCTTTTTTCAATTTATGTACTTCATAATTAAAGGAATCAAATATAAATAGTAAGAATCTTATAATTGTGGTGAGAGTAAGAATCTTAAGGTATGGAAAAAAATTGTTTTGTTAACTTTTGAAAGATGTTATTTTTCGTTATGAATGATGGAAATTTTTTATTGACCACGTGTCGTAATGGCCCCATAAGTAAATTAACATCAAATATTCAATCTAACTAGTATAATAGTTGAGTGGCACTTTTGGCATAAATAAATCTTCTCACaccttaaattaatttttttattatttgtgtTTTTTGAATTGGGCTAAATTGTTATAAGAAAATTGGTTTCAAGAGAAATTAGTGATATTTTTATAACCTCAGGGGAGGGCAGTGAAACTGTCAAAAATCTCAGggaagtttctaaaattatccctttttttttctacgTGTTTTCCACCCTCTTTCCTAACTCTCCTCTTTGACACAGGAAGATGGATGATACATATATTCTCCTATTGGTAAACTATTATATAAAGCAAAATCTAATAGTATTTCTTCCTCAAAATCAAGCAAAGGATATTGTTCAAAAAATAGAATTACCTAGCCATGTATTTTTGGCAGAAGATTAGCATTGGGGATGACTTCCTAAATACAAGTTGAGACAACCATGTAGACCACTTTGATTGCTGTATTATTGCAAAAACGACTAAATTTGTTCAATTCTGATAatggtgtagacaccaaatttttggtgtaatttcttttactttttattctcatttgtcgtggttgcttttagttttttttagtttctagtttttatttttatttttatttttaagttttagcgtagaaaaattatgaaaaaaaagagaaaaaggaaaattgttcacaaaataggtttatttctttttaaattcaatcttttgactttatttattttttggttaggttatttcgaaaacaaaagaaaagtgaaaaatgaaaatgaaaaaatggaaatttgcattttttgttgtttttagtttatttttatctaatgttaattaagttgttttcatcattaattattattgttttattattatcatttttgttgtttaattaattaattaaaaaaaaataataataacatttCCATCTCTGCCGAAGTGCATTCCTTTTCTCCACTAACTCACCTCAACTACAACAACACCCTCTACCTTGGAATCATCGAAGTGAGGAAACCAGCGAGGGAGAGGGAGCTGCCATTCCATATTTTCACCCTCAACTAGCCGTGATCAATTCAGTCACAACCACTACAGCTGCAACCACTGAATTCAGACTAACCATCCTCGCGTGCGTGAGCTGCCGAGAGGAAAAATTACAGCTGCTGTCCGTGTGAGTTTTTCATCCATTTCCTTTCGTCTGTAAACTAGAAAGAGATTGGGAGccaagggaaagggaaaagaaacgGGCTGGACAGAAAAAggagggaaaaggaaaagattcggacgaagaagaagaaacggAGGAACCAAAGCAGAGGCGCAAAGCTGTGATGAAAATCGAGCAAGGAAGGTTCATCCGAGGAGTTGCTGTTGCCGCTGCTACAACGTCGgactccaccaccaccactgccCGTAAATTGCTGCTGTGATAGGCCCCCTGTCTGCCGTTGCCGCCACCAGAACCCACCATCATCGCCCGTGGATCTTCATCGTCAAGAGCTCTGTAAGTCTTCTATTTAAATTTCAGTTCTTCTCAAGAGTGTGAAATGGGTCTGCCGTGGCTTCATCTAGTGTGATTCTCCTGTTAATTGgtttcatttttgaatacccATACTACATATGTTGATTGAGTTGAATGTCTTGATTTCTGATAAATTTGGGGGCTGATTGACTTCAATTTGAACAAAAATCTGATGAAACTTTTAATGCCCCTAATTTGCTCGATGGAATGCCTGAACGAAAATTCTAATTTAAAAATGATTTATCTGCATTTGCGGCTGACACAAAAGGGTCAGGGAGTTCTATGCCTGTTCGAATGGTTGATTGCCATAAAAAGCAGAAATTGAAgggttttgtttttcttaatttcCTTTTTGCATTAGCTTGATTTAATTACTTGAATTTGAATGAACCCAAACTTCAACATTCTGATGTGCTGGctgcggaaaaaaaaaaaactgaatggaagctggtgtttttttttttttttttttatcttcaatAATTTAACATTCATGATTGGGGTTGTGTTAGTTTAAAGGGGGTTGAATTTATAAAAGGGGTTTCATTTGATAGATTCACAGGCTTCAGTTTGAGTTGGTGCACGAATAAGTTTTTCAATAGCACTAACCCAGAAATTAgcaatgaagaagaaagcctCTGCGAAACATGAGAATAAATGTCTAAAAATTGCAATTTAATCCCTCATTTTCTGTCTAATTTCattgtggcccaaaatctggaaaaatcaaactaatttcacccttttaagtttaatcctctgtttgcatattttatgtgattttgttgggatagattaattcttgtttgtaGGTTATAAttgaggtttaataattttatttgatttcatcatgTTGGGCTCAATAAGATAAGTGATGTGGGCTAAGAGTTTTTTGTTGTTTGGGTTTAAGAAAGTGggcttaattcatgattttgggGTTTTGGTTTGGGCCAAAGGGGTAGAAGCCCATCggtttttttggttaatttttgggGCCAAAATAGCAGATTGGCCTACTTCTCTTACCTTGGGTTTCCGATTGGGCTTGGAAGGTCTTG
This sequence is a window from Coffea eugenioides isolate CCC68of chromosome 7, Ceug_1.0, whole genome shotgun sequence. Protein-coding genes within it:
- the LOC113778715 gene encoding integrator complex subunit 9 homolog isoform X2; this translates as MKTTCLSEGKGYHFPPCHMLNIGGFQLLFDCPLDLSALSVFSPLPTNLSSLFDESVGECTCEASSISDCGWKRKQKVDKSLDTSSLIHAEPWYKTVKSLKLWNISFIDVVLISSPVGMLGLPFLTRNRNFSAKIYATEATARLGQLMMEDLVKMHNEIRQFYGPEESTCPEWMKWDEVELLPSAIREILWGRDGDLCGWMPLYSVADVKGCMQNVQSLKYAEEACYNGTLLIRAFSSGLDIGTCNWSISSPKQRIAYLSSSIFASATATEIDYNPLRGSDVILFSDSTACDALDKLENEDDGFNPADKKASKFSSKDDDEESYTEFLQNEDKFAEELEKLAFLCSCSLDSVKAGGSVLIPIARLGVLLQLLECITLSLQSSDLKVPIYIISSVAEELVAFLNVIPEWLCKQRQDKFYSGQPLFAFMDLLNEKRLFLFPVLHSPELLSIWHEPCIVICPHWSLRIGPAVHLLQHWCGDKNSLLVMEEGFNANLAFLPFKSMEIKVLQCSFLSGMNFRKAEFLLKLLKPKYVLFPEKLKQGKSFVNQSFSVIYYLENETVKVPKLKDSSELDIGIDLACQLGYTKLEKEEMSIARLKGELLVEQGKNVLFSGKECAGSSETRPLLYLGGVNLENFLTTLQSMGINATVEEAMTTDGSDKTSLVHILGPKKALIEVTAARTIVSTDDEYLSALISKAICNILNIV
- the LOC113778715 gene encoding integrator complex subunit 9 homolog isoform X3 encodes the protein MKTTCLSEDCGWKRKQKVDKSLDTSSLIHAEPWYKTVKSLKLWNISFIDVVLISSPVGMLGLPFLTRNRNFSAKIYATEATARLGQLMMEDLVKMHNEIRQFYGPEESTCPEWMKWDEVELLPSAIREILWGRDGDLCGWMPLYSVADVKGCMQNVQSLKYAEEACYNGTLLIRAFSSGLDIGTCNWSISSPKQRIAYLSSSIFASATATEIDYNPLRGSDVILFSDSTACDALDKLENEDDGFNPADKKASKFSSKDDDEESYTEFLQNEDKFAEELEKLAFLCSCSLDSVKAGGSVLIPIARLGVLLQLLECITLSLQSSDLKVPIYIISSVAEELVAFLNVIPEWLCKQRQDKFYSGQPLFAFMDLLNEKRLFLFPVLHSPELLSIWHEPCIVICPHWSLRIGPAVHLLQHWCGDKNSLLVMEEGFNANLAFLPFKSMEIKVLQCSFLSGMNFRKAEFLLKLLKPKYVLFPEKLKQGKSFVNQSFSVIYYLENETVKVPKLKDSSELDIGIDLACQLGYTKLEKEEMSIARLKGELLVEQGKNVLFSGKECAGSSETRPLLYLGGVNLENFLTTLQSMGINATVEEAMTTDGSDKTSLVHILGPKKALIEVTAARTIVSTDDEYLSALISKAICNILNIV
- the LOC113778715 gene encoding integrator complex subunit 9 homolog isoform X1, whose product is MKSGKVCPASSLFILMKTTCLSEGKGYHFPPCHMLNIGGFQLLFDCPLDLSALSVFSPLPTNLSSLFDESVGECTCEASSISDCGWKRKQKVDKSLDTSSLIHAEPWYKTVKSLKLWNISFIDVVLISSPVGMLGLPFLTRNRNFSAKIYATEATARLGQLMMEDLVKMHNEIRQFYGPEESTCPEWMKWDEVELLPSAIREILWGRDGDLCGWMPLYSVADVKGCMQNVQSLKYAEEACYNGTLLIRAFSSGLDIGTCNWSISSPKQRIAYLSSSIFASATATEIDYNPLRGSDVILFSDSTACDALDKLENEDDGFNPADKKASKFSSKDDDEESYTEFLQNEDKFAEELEKLAFLCSCSLDSVKAGGSVLIPIARLGVLLQLLECITLSLQSSDLKVPIYIISSVAEELVAFLNVIPEWLCKQRQDKFYSGQPLFAFMDLLNEKRLFLFPVLHSPELLSIWHEPCIVICPHWSLRIGPAVHLLQHWCGDKNSLLVMEEGFNANLAFLPFKSMEIKVLQCSFLSGMNFRKAEFLLKLLKPKYVLFPEKLKQGKSFVNQSFSVIYYLENETVKVPKLKDSSELDIGIDLACQLGYTKLEKEEMSIARLKGELLVEQGKNVLFSGKECAGSSETRPLLYLGGVNLENFLTTLQSMGINATVEEAMTTDGSDKTSLVHILGPKKALIEVTAARTIVSTDDEYLSALISKAICNILNIV